One Candidatus Eisenbacteria bacterium genomic window, TAATACAGCCGCGGGCCTTCTGTCATCCAGGGCAAGGAGTCTTCGATGGAAGAAAGCATACCGGCCCCGCGGCGGCGATGCTAAACTGAGGCCAAGCTCGCAAGCCGAACAGGGTTAGCAGAAGGGACGCCATGAAGTTCACTGTTCAAGAAGAAGGAACGCTCCTCGAACTGCTCTGCCGAAAGCTCCATCCGGCCTCCCGCACCACCGTCCGGAAATTGATTCAGCGGGGAGCGGTCACCCTGGATGGTGAAACCGTGACCCGGGGCGATGTGAGCGTGCTTCCTGAACAAACCGTCGAAATTCAAAAGCAACAGGGCGCCAGGACGAGCGGATCCACCTTTCCGATTCTCTACGAAGACGATCATGTGATTGCCGTGAACAAACCCGCGGGGCTGCTCTCCATCGCCACGGACAAAGAACGAACCAAGACTTTGTATAAGGGCCTTAATCAATATGTGCAACTCCGCTCCAAAGGGAGGGAGCGGATCTTTATCGTGCACCGCCTGGACCGGGAGGCCTCGGGGATCATGCTGTTTGCGAAAAGCCTGGAAGCGCAGGAGCGCCTGCAGCGCGGCTGGCCGGGAACGGAAAAACTCTACTGCGCCCTGGTGGAAGGCCGTCCGCCGCAAGCGGAAGGAACCATTCGCAACTGGCTCAGGGAGAATCGCGCCCACAAGGTCTATTCCTGCCCGGAGGGTCCTGAAGCGAAGCTCGCCGTTACACATTACCGGCGGATCAAGGTGCTGCCCAAACACACCCTGCTGGAGATCCGTTTGGAAACAGGGCGCAAGCATCAGATCCGCGTTCACCTCGCCGAGATGGGGTATCCGATCGTCGGGGACCGGCGCTACGGAGCGAACCAAAGCCCGATTCGTCGATTGGGGTTGTGCGCCTATTCCCTGGCCTTCGATCATCCTTTCAGCGGCCGGCGGGTGAAGCTGGTCATCCCCATATCC contains:
- a CDS encoding RluA family pseudouridine synthase, which encodes MKFTVQEEGTLLELLCRKLHPASRTTVRKLIQRGAVTLDGETVTRGDVSVLPEQTVEIQKQQGARTSGSTFPILYEDDHVIAVNKPAGLLSIATDKERTKTLYKGLNQYVQLRSKGRERIFIVHRLDREASGIMLFAKSLEAQERLQRGWPGTEKLYCALVEGRPPQAEGTIRNWLRENRAHKVYSCPEGPEAKLAVTHYRRIKVLPKHTLLEIRLETGRKHQIRVHLAEMGYPIVGDRRYGANQSPIRRLGLCAYSLAFDHPFSGRRVKLVIPISKAMRDFRGKR